From the genome of Primulina eburnea isolate SZY01 chromosome 12, ASM2296580v1, whole genome shotgun sequence, one region includes:
- the LOC140807789 gene encoding heat shock cognate 70 kDa protein-like: MPGECQEPAIGIDLGTTFSCVAVWRRNRVEIIPNDQGNRITPSYVAFNETERLIGDAAKNLAAENPTNTVFNAKRLIGRRFSDPLVQKDLMLWPFKVVSGPNDKPMVTVTYKDEEKQFHAEEISSMVLAKMKEIAEVFLGFEVKNAVITVPAYFNDSQRRATKNAGTISGLNILSLLVEPTAAAIAYGLDKKYINIGQKNVLIFDLGGGTFDVSLLTIENGIFQVKAIAGDTHIGGEDFNNRMVIYFVKEFKRKHKKDITDNPRALTRLRTACERAKRNLSSSAHTTIGIDCLCDGIDFNSTITRAKFEELIMDLLEECISHVEKCLNDAKMDKESIHDVVIVGGSTRIPMVKQLLQEFFDGKELCTSIHPDEAVASGAAVQAAISTGQGNYEIQDLVLCDVIPLSLGVCVEDDEMRVVVPRNTTIPTRKVAKLTTFHDGQTKAKFKVYEGERPRTSDNFLLGTFYLFGIPPAPRGIPTLNVIFDIDDNGILTVSAVDETTGNRKSVTIRNFKGMLSAKEMQRMLKEAERFKFEDEELKKKFEAKQSLENYVYGTRATLLTRNLAFKLISATDAEKLEEEINLAIEWLEEHKDAEAHVFVKKREKLESILDPVITKFTTLSI; the protein is encoded by the exons ATGCCTGGAGAATGCCAAGAACCGGCGATTGGAATTGATTTGGGCACCACTTTTTCGTGTGTAGCAGTGTGGCGCCGTAATCGCGTCGAGATCATACCAAATGATCAGGGCAATCGCATTACGCCTTCTTATGTAGCTTTCAATGAAACCGAACGTCTCATTGGCGACGCCGCCAAGAATCTAGCGGCCGAGAACCCCACCAACACTGTTTTCA ATGCCAAGAGATTGATTGGTAGGAGATTCAGTGATCCTTTGGTTCAGAAAGATTTGATGCTTTGGCCATTCAAAGTCGTTTCTGGTCCTAACGATAAGCCCATGGTTACAGTTACCTACAAAGATGAAGAGAAACAGTTTCATGCCGAAGAAATTTCTTCAATGGTCCTCGCCAAGATGAAGGAGATTGCAGAAGTTTTTCTTGGATTTGAAGTAAAAAATGCAGTTATTACTGTACCTGCCTACTTCAATGATTCGCAGAGGCGGGCAACCAAGAATGCTGGAACCATTTCTGGGCTCAACATCTTGAGTCTTCTTGTCGAACCAACTGCAGCAGCGATTGCCTATGGTCTCGACAAAAAATATATCAACATCGGGCAAAAAAATGTACTTATTTTCGACCTTGGTGGAGGTACCTTTGATGTGTCTCTTCTCACAATTGAGAATGGTATCTTTCAAGTCAAGGCCATTGCTGGTGACACTCACATTGGAGGAGAAGATTTCAACAATAGAATGgttatttattttgttaaagAGTTCAAGAGGAAGCACAAGAAGGATATAACCGACAACCCCAGAGCATTGACAAGGTTAAGGACAGCTTGTGAGAGGGCCAAGAGAAATCTATCTTCTTCGGCACATACAACTATTGGAATCGATTGTTTGTGTGATGGAATCGATTTTAACTCTACGATAACACGTGCCAAATTTGAGGAGCTCATCATGGACTTGTTGGAGGAATGTATTAGCCATGTAGAGAAGTGTTTGAACGATGCAAAGATGGACAAAGAAAGCATCCACGATGTGGTGATTGTTGGTGGATCCACTAGAATTCCAATGGTAAAACAATTACTTCAAGAATTCTTTGATGGCAAGGAACTGTGCACAAGCATCCACCCCGATGAGGCTGTAGCGTCTGGGGCAGCAGTTCAGGCAGCAATTTCGACCGGCCAAGGTAACTACGAGATTCAAGACCTGGTGTTGTGTGATGTTATACCTCTATCCCTTGGTGTGTGTGTTGAAGATGATGAAATGAGAGTGGTAGTTCCCAGGAATACCACCATTCCTACTAGGAAGGTAGCAAAGTTGACCACTTTCCATGATGGCCAAACTAAGGCGAAATTTAAAGTGTACGAGGGTGAAAGGCCTAGAACAAGCGACAACTTTCTGTTGGGTACATTCTATTTATTTGGCATACCTCCTGCTCCAAGAGGCATCCCTACACTAAATGTAATATTCGATATCGATGATAATGGTATCTTAACCGTGTCTGCTGTAGACGAAACAACTGGTAACAGAAAAAGCGTCACAataagaaattttaaaggtATGCTATCCGCAAAGGAGATGCAGAGAATGTTAAAGGAAGCAGAGAGATTTAAGTTTGAAGATGAGGAGCTTAAAAAGAAATTCGAGGCAAAGCAATCTCTAGAAAATTATGTCTATGGAACCAGAGCTACTCTCTTGACCAGAAATCTTGCTTTCAAACTAATATCAGCAACGGATGCagaaaaattagaagaagaGATAAATTTAGCTATCGAGTGGTTGGAAGAACACAAAGATGCAGAGGCACatgtatttgtgaagaaaagAGAGAAGCTGGAGAGCATTTTGGACCCTGTTATCACAAAATTCACTACTTTGTCAATCTAG
- the LOC140807575 gene encoding heat shock cognate 70 kDa protein-like has protein sequence MAGKNTKSPAIGIDLGTTYSCVAVWRHDRAEIIPNDLGNRTTPSYVAFTETERLIGSAAKNLIAMNPTNTVFDAKRLIGRRFSDPLVQSDVTLWPFKVISDPGDKPMIVVTYKGKEKKFVAEEISSMILAKMKEIAEAFLGLTVKNAVITVPAYFNDSQRQATKDAGTISGLNVLRIVVEPTAAAIAYGLDKKLGSSDEKNNVLIFDLGGGTFDVSLLTVENKVFKVKAIVGDSHLGGEDFDNRMVEHCVEEFKRKHKKDIRNNPRALRRLRTSCERAKRNLSSAAETAIGVDCLYDGIDFNYKITRAKFEELNMDLFKKCIKAVEECLHDAKMDKESIHDVVLVGGSTRIPKVQQMLQDFFNGKALCKSIHPDEAVASGAAIQAAVLTGQGNAEVQDILLCDVTPLSLGVHVRGDAMSVIIPRNTALPTKKEEHFMTCFDNQRTVLIQVFEGERAKTTDNNLLGKFELTGIQPAPRGVPKISICFDMDADGILNVSAEDQTTGNKKDMTIINDKGTLSTEEIERMLKEAELFKAEDEQHRRNVDAMNAFENYIYSLRSKIKKGKNFTLTLTISDQRKIELAIEQAKEWLESNQLAGEDEFKDKMKELENICDPIMAKMHFSGTGPKIKEVD, from the exons ATGGCGGGAAAGAATACTAAATCACCCGCAATTGGAATTGATCTGGGCACCACTTACTCATGCGTAGCCGTGTGGAGGCACGATCGTGCGGAGATCATACCCAACGATCTGGGCAACCGGACAACACCTTCTTATGTAGCTTTCACTGAAACCGAGCGTCTCATCGGCAGTGCTGCCAAGAATCTCATCGCCATGAACCCAACCAACACCGTTTTTG ATGCTAAGAGGTTGATTGGCCGGAGATTTAGCGATCCTTTGGTTCAGAGTGATGTAACACTTTGGCCTTTCAAAGTTATTTCAGACCCTGGTGACAAACCCATGATTGTGGTTACCTATAAAGGTAAAGAGAAAAAATTTGTAGCTGAAGAGATTTCGTCCATGATCCTCGCCAAGATGAAGGAAATTGCGGAAGCTTTTCTTGGATTAACAGTAAAAAATGCAGTTATTACGGTTCCTGCCTACTTCAATGATTCCCAGAGGCAAGCAACCAAGGATGCTGGAACCATTTCTGGGCTCAACGTCTTGCGTATTGTTGTTGAACCAACTGCTGCTGCCATTGCGTATGGTCTTGACAAAAAGTTAGGTAGCTCTGATGAAAAGAATAATGTGCTTATTTTCGACCTCGGGGGTGGCACCTTTGATGTTTCTCTTCTCACTGTGGAGAATAAAGTGTTTAAGGTGAAAGCCATAGTTGGTGACTCTCATCTTGGAGGGGAAGATTTCGACAATAGAATGGTTGAGCATTGTGTTGAAGAGTTCAAAAGAAAGCACAAAAAGGATATAAGAAACAACCCACGAGCACTGAGGAGGCTAAGGACATCTTGTGAGAGGGCAAAGAGGAATCTATCTTCTGCAGCAGAAACTGCTATAGGAGTCGATTGTTTGTATGATGGAATCGATTTTAACTATAAAATAACTCGTGCAAAATTTGAGGAACTCAACAtggatttatttaagaaatgcATTAAAGCAGTTGAGGAATGCTTGCACGATGCTAAGATGGACAAGGAAAGTATCCACGACGTGGTGCTTGTAGGCGGATCTACTAGAATTCCAAAGGTGCAACAAATGCTACAAGATTTCTTTAATGGCAAGGCGTTGTGCAAGAGCATTCATCCTGATGAGGCCGTTGCTTCAGGTGCAGCGATTCAGGCAGCAGTATTAACTGGACAAGGCAATGCAGAGGTTCAAGATATATTGTTATGCGACGTCACGCCTCTGTCCCTTGGTGTGCATGTCCGAGGAGATGCTATGAGTGTCATAATACCAAGAAACACTGCCCTTCCCACCAAGAAGGAGGAACACTTCATGACATGTTTTGATAACCAAAGGACTGTATTGATCCAAGTTTTCGAGGGAGAAAGGGCTAAAACTACGGATAACAATTTGTTGGGTAAATTCGAGCTCACTGGCATTCAACCTGCTCCGAGAGGAGTACCTAAAATATCCATCTGCTTTGATATGGACGCTGATGGGATCTTGAATGTTTCTGCCGAAGATCAAACAACTGGGAATAAAAAGGACATGACAATCATCAATGACAAAGGCACGTTGTCTACTGAAGAGATCGAGAGAATGCTGAAAGAAGCTGAGCTTTTCAAGGCCGAAGATGAGCAGCATAGGAGGAATGTTGACGCcatgaatgcttttgaaaatTACATCTACAGTTTGAGAAGCAAAATTAAAAAAGGAAAGAATTTTACTTTGACACTGACAATTTCAGACCAGAGGAAGATTGAGCTTGCCATTGAGCAGGCAAAAGAGTGGCTGGAAAGCAACCAACTTGCCGGAGAAGATGAGTTTAAGGATAAAATGAAAGAACTAGAGAACATCTGTGACCCGATCATGGCAAAGATGCATTTCAGTGGAACTGGTCCTAAGATTAAAGAAGTTGATTAA
- the LOC140807366 gene encoding heterogeneous nuclear ribonucleoprotein Q-like isoform X1, with translation MAENTEIEDQVDLDDDNYTEEDEEPMEDEGTGEGGEEIGEELQDTTSDDGRKDPSPFHSLGNDLNDNSIKPEEDVENSDQDHENIKHAQLLALPPHGSEIFIGGLSRDVSEDDLMELCEPFGDVFEIRVMKNRDTGESKGFAFVTFKRKDEAQKAIEKLCSKEFKGRTLRCSLSETKYRLFIGNIPKSCTDDEFRKIIEVTGPGAETIELIKDPQNPTRNRGFAFVEYYNNACADYSRQKLSAVSFKLEGNTPTVTWADPKITPDHSSAAAAQVKALYVKNIPENTTTEQLKEIFEHHGEVIKVVMPPAKSGGKRDFGFVHYAERSSALKAIKESEKYEINGQVLEVVLAKPQTEKKSDATPHNPSPVPNYIPHQGYTGGIAMNPYASITSGFQQPMIYGRGPMPAGMQMVPMVLPDGRIGYFLQQPGVMMPPAVRPRRNDRSNSGGGGPGSSNDDSNRNRRYRPY, from the exons ATGGCAGAGAACACTGAAATTGAGGACCAGGTTGATCTTGATGACGACAACTATACTGAAGAGGATGAAGAACCCATGGAAGATGAAGGAACTGGTGAAGGTGGTGAAGAAATTGGTGAAGAGCTCCAGGACACTACAAGTGATGATGGTAGGAAGGATCCTTCTCCCTTCCATTCACTGGGGAATGATCTAAATGATAATAGCATCAAGCCTGAGGAAGATGTAGAAAACTCTGATCAAGATCACGAGAATATAAAGCATGCACAACTTCTTGCTCTTCCTCCGCACGGTTCTGAAATTTTCATAGGAGGACTTTCTCGTGATGTTTCTGAAGATGACTTAATGGAACTTTGCGAACCATTTGGTGATGTTTTCGAG ATTAGAGTAATGAAAAATAGAGATACTGGTGAGAGCAAGGGCTTTGCTTTTGTCACCTTCAAAAGAAAAGATGAAGCACAGAAGGCCATTGAAAAATTATGTAGCAAAGAATTTAAG GGAAGAACATTACGATGTTCACTGTCTGAAACTAAATACAGATTGTTTATTGGTAACATACCTAAAAGTTGTACGGATGATGagttcagaaaaatcattgaaGTCACCGGTCCTGGTGCTGAAACCATAGAACTTATTAAG GATCCTCAAAACCCAACTCGTAATCGAGGTTTTGCCTTTGTGGAATATTATAACAATGCTTGTGCTGATTATTCTAGGCAAAAATTGTCCGCTGTAAGTTTTAAGCTGGAAGGCAATACACCAACTGTCACATGGGCGGATCCAAAGATTACTCCAGATCATTCTTCTGCTGCCGCTGCTCAG GTGAAGGCtctttatgttaagaatattccTGAAAATACAACAACTGAACAATTGAAGGAAATCTTTGAGCACCACGGGGAGGTCATTAAAGTTGTTATGCCACCAGCCAAAAGTGGTGGGAAAAGAGACTTTGGATTTGTTCACTATGCGGAAAGGTCGAGTGCTTTGAAAGCTATCAAAGAGTCGGAGAAGTATGAAATTAATG GCCAGGTGTTGGAAGTTGTTCTTGCAAAGCCTCAGACTGAGAAGAAGTCAGATGCCACTCCACATAATCCCTCTCCAGTTCCTAACTACATTCCTCATCAAGGATATACTGGTGGTATAGCCATGAACCCTTATGCCTCAATCACTTCTGGATTTCAGCAG CCTATGATTTACGGGAGGGGACCTATGCCGGCAGGAATGCAGATGGTGCCAATGGTCTTACCTGATGGTCGGATTGGATATTTTCT CCAGCAGCCTGGTGTCATGATGCCACCAGCTGTGAGACCTAGGAGGAACGATAGGAGTAATAGTGGCGGCGGAGGACCTGGCAGTAGTAATGATGATAGTAATCGAAATAGACGGTACAGACCGTACTAG
- the LOC140807366 gene encoding heterogeneous nuclear ribonucleoprotein Q-like isoform X2, which translates to MAENTEIEDQVDLDDDNYTEEDEEPMEDEGTGEGGEEIGEELQDTTSDDGRKDPSPFHSLGNDLNDNSIKPEEDVENSDQDHENIKHAQLLALPPHGSEIFIGGLSRDVSEDDLMELCEPFGDVFEIRVMKNRDTGESKGFAFVTFKRKDEAQKAIEKLCSKEFKGRTLRCSLSETKYRLFIGNIPKSCTDDEFRKIIEVTGPGAETIELIKDPQNPTRNRGFAFVEYYNNACADYSRQKLSAVSFKLEGNTPTVTWADPKITPDHSSAAAAQVKALYVKNIPENTTTEQLKEIFEHHGEVIKVVMPPAKSGGKRDFGFVHYAERSSALKAIKESEKYEINGQVLEVVLAKPQTEKKSDATPHNPSPVPNYIPHQGYTGGIAMNPYASITSGFQQECRWCQWSYLMVGLDIFSSSLVS; encoded by the exons ATGGCAGAGAACACTGAAATTGAGGACCAGGTTGATCTTGATGACGACAACTATACTGAAGAGGATGAAGAACCCATGGAAGATGAAGGAACTGGTGAAGGTGGTGAAGAAATTGGTGAAGAGCTCCAGGACACTACAAGTGATGATGGTAGGAAGGATCCTTCTCCCTTCCATTCACTGGGGAATGATCTAAATGATAATAGCATCAAGCCTGAGGAAGATGTAGAAAACTCTGATCAAGATCACGAGAATATAAAGCATGCACAACTTCTTGCTCTTCCTCCGCACGGTTCTGAAATTTTCATAGGAGGACTTTCTCGTGATGTTTCTGAAGATGACTTAATGGAACTTTGCGAACCATTTGGTGATGTTTTCGAG ATTAGAGTAATGAAAAATAGAGATACTGGTGAGAGCAAGGGCTTTGCTTTTGTCACCTTCAAAAGAAAAGATGAAGCACAGAAGGCCATTGAAAAATTATGTAGCAAAGAATTTAAG GGAAGAACATTACGATGTTCACTGTCTGAAACTAAATACAGATTGTTTATTGGTAACATACCTAAAAGTTGTACGGATGATGagttcagaaaaatcattgaaGTCACCGGTCCTGGTGCTGAAACCATAGAACTTATTAAG GATCCTCAAAACCCAACTCGTAATCGAGGTTTTGCCTTTGTGGAATATTATAACAATGCTTGTGCTGATTATTCTAGGCAAAAATTGTCCGCTGTAAGTTTTAAGCTGGAAGGCAATACACCAACTGTCACATGGGCGGATCCAAAGATTACTCCAGATCATTCTTCTGCTGCCGCTGCTCAG GTGAAGGCtctttatgttaagaatattccTGAAAATACAACAACTGAACAATTGAAGGAAATCTTTGAGCACCACGGGGAGGTCATTAAAGTTGTTATGCCACCAGCCAAAAGTGGTGGGAAAAGAGACTTTGGATTTGTTCACTATGCGGAAAGGTCGAGTGCTTTGAAAGCTATCAAAGAGTCGGAGAAGTATGAAATTAATG GCCAGGTGTTGGAAGTTGTTCTTGCAAAGCCTCAGACTGAGAAGAAGTCAGATGCCACTCCACATAATCCCTCTCCAGTTCCTAACTACATTCCTCATCAAGGATATACTGGTGGTATAGCCATGAACCCTTATGCCTCAATCACTTCTGGATTTCAGCAG GAATGCAGATGGTGCCAATGGTCTTACCTGATGGTCGGATTGGATATTTTCT CCAGCAGCCTGGTGTCATGA
- the LOC140806882 gene encoding heat shock cognate 70 kDa protein-like, with protein MAAIGIDLGTTYSCVAVWRHDRAEIIPNDQGNRTTPSYVAFGETERLIGGPAKNLVALNPTNTVFDAKRLIGRRFSDPLVQGDTELWPFKVIAGPDDKPMIVVNYKGQEKKFVAEEISSMVLTKMKETAEAFLGLTVKNAVITVPAYFNDSQRQATKDAGTISGLNVLRIIVEPTAAAIAYGLDKKLSYSNESKNVLIFDLGGGTFDVSLLTMVNSSFKVKAIAGDTHLGGEDFDNRIVSHCAQEFKRRHKKDIRMDPRALRRLRTSCERAKKNLSSATETTIGIDCLYDGIDFDYKITRAKFEELNMDLFYKCIKHVKECLDDAEMDKTSIHDVVLVGGSTRIPKVQQMLQDFFNGKELCKSIHPDEAIASGAAIQAAILTGQGNTEVQDILLCEVTPLSFGVQIEGDFMSVVIPRNTAIPTHKENIFVTCSDNQRSVSIQVFEGERARTTDNNLLGKFGLTGIPPAPKGVSKITICFDIDANGILNVSAEDLTTGNKNNMTIINDKGRLSTEEIERMLREAEFFKAEDEQHRRKAEAKNALENYVYHVKSKIENDMNFSFKLTYSEKKKVELAIELATDWLQSNQLAEENDLKDKMKEVESICEPILANMYSNSTAPKIEEFD; from the exons ATGGCCGCGATTGGAATCGATTTGGGCACAACTTATTCATGCGTAGCCGTGTGGAGGCATGATCGCGCTGAGATCATACCCAATGATCAGGGCAACCGCACAACGCCTTCCTATGTAGCATTCGGTGAAACCGAGCGTCTCATTGGCGGTCCCGCCAAGAATCTTGTTGCCCTGAACCCAACCAACACCGTTTTTG ATGCTAAGAGGTTGATTGGTCGGAGATTTAGCGACCCTTTGGTCCAGGGTGATACGGAACTCTGGCCTTTCAAGGTCATTGCTGGCCCTGATGATAAACCCATGATTGTGGTTAACTACAAAGGCCAGGAGAAAAAGTTTGTGGCCGAAGAGATTTCTTCGATGGTCCTCACCAAGATGAAAGAAACCGCAGAAGCTTTTCTTGGGTTAACAGTAAAAAACGCAGTTATCACAGTGCCGGCCTACTTCAATGATTCCCAGAGGCAGGCAACCAAGGATGCTGGAACCATTTCTGGGCTTAACGTCTTGCGTATCATTGTCGAACCAACTGCTGCAGCCATTGCATATGGTCTCGACAAAAAGTTAAGCTACTCTAATGAAAGCAAAAATGTGCTTATTTTCGATCTCGGGGGTGGCACCTTTGATGTGTCGCTTCTCACTATGGTGAATAGTTCGTTTAAGGTCAAGGCTATTGCTGGTGACACCCACCTTGGAGGAGAGGATTTCGACAACAGGATAGTTAGTCATTGTGCTCAAGAGTTCAAGAGAAGACATAAAAAGGATATTAGAATGGACCCCCGAGCATTGAGGAGGTTGAGGACATCTTGTGAGAGGGCAAAGAAGAATCTATCTTCCGCAACTGAAACGACCATCGGAATCGATTGCTTGTATGATGGAATCGATTTTGACTACAAAATAACTCGTGCAAAATTCGAGGAACTCAACAtggatttattttataaatgcatTAAACATGTTAAAGAGTGTTTGGATGATGCCGAGATGGACAAaacaagtattcatgatgtggtTCTTGTTGGCGGATCAACTAGAATCCCAAAGGTTCAACAAATGCTGCAAGATTTCTTTAATGGCAAGGAGTTGTGCAAAAGCATTCATCCTGACGAGGCCATCGCTTCTGGTGCAGCAATCCAAGCAGCAATTTTAACTGGCCAGGGCAACACAGAGGTTCAAGACATATTGTTATGCGAAGTCACGCCTCTGTCCTTTGGTGTGCAGATCGAAGGAGATTTTATGAGTGTGGTAATACCAAGAAACACTGCTATTCCTACCCATAAGGAGAACATATTCGTGACATGTTCGGACAACCAAAGATCCGTGTCGATCCAAGTGTTCGAGGGAGAAAGGGCGAGAACAACCGATAACAATTTGTTGGGCAAATTTGGGCTCACCGGCATTCCACCTGCTCCGAAGGGTGTATCCAAAATAACCATTTGCTTTGATATCGATGCTAATGGGATCTTGAATGTCTCTGCTGAAGATCTAACAACTGGGAATAAAAACAACATGACAATTATCAACGACAAAGGAAGGTTATCTACCGAAGAGATCGAGAGAATGTTGCGAGAGGCGGAGTTTTTCAAGGCCGAAGATGAGCAACATAGAAGGAAAGCTGAGGCCAAGAATGCTCTGGAAAATTATGTTTATCATGTAAAAAGCAAAATCGAAAACGACATGAATTTTTCTTTCAAATTGACATACTCAGAGAAGAAGAAGGTTGAGCTTGCGATTGAGCTGGCCACTGACTGGTTGCAAAGCAACCAACTCGCAGAAGAAAATGATTTAAAGGATAAAATGAAAGAAGTAGAGAGCATCTGCGAACCCATCCTTGCAAATATGTATTCCAATAGCACTGCTCCTAAGATTGAAGAATTTGATTAA
- the LOC140806883 gene encoding heat shock cognate 70 kDa protein-like gives MYLFEECIGHVDKCLKDAQINQESIHDVVLVGGSTRIPMIQQLLKDFFTGKELCKSIHPDEAVASGAAIQAEILSGLSDISDIELCDVAPLSLGVMTSGGEMEVVIPRNTPIPTKIKKILKKGIDRKKVRFSVYQGESERTRGDNTLLGEFVLSAQRNASCLNVCFDIDANGILNVSAEEKDSRKKSIINKVGGWLHKKKIDRPVEEASS, from the coding sequence ATGTACTTGTTCGAGGAATGCATTGGCCATGTAGACAAGTGTTTGAAGGATGCCCAGATCAATCAGGAAAGTATCCACGACGTGGTGCTAGTTGGTGGATCCACTAGAATTCCTATGATTCAACAACTGCTTAAAGATTTCTTTACTGGCAAGGAGCTGTGCAAGAGCATTCACCCCGATGAGGCTGTAGCATCTGGTGCAGCAATTCAAGCGGAGATTCTGAGTGGCCTTAGCGACATTAGTGACATTGAACTATGCGATGTCGCACCTCTATCTCTTGGTGTGATGACTTCAGGTGGTGAAATGGAAGTCGTTATCCCAAGAAACACACCAATTCCtaccaaaataaagaaaatattgaaaaaggGGATTGACCGAAAGAAGGTACGTTTCTCAGTGTACCAAGGAGAGAGTGAAAGAACAAGAGGTGACAATACTCTCTTAGGTGAATTCGTTCTCTCTGCCCAGAGAAATGCTTCTTGTCTAAACGTATGCTTCGACATTGATGCTAATGGTATCTTGAATGTCTCCGCTGAAGAAAAAGACAGCCGGAAAAAGAGCATCATCAACAAAGTTGGAGGCTGGTTGCATAAGAAAAAGATTGACAGACCGGTTGAAGAAGCTAGCTCGTAA
- the LOC140807486 gene encoding heat shock cognate 70 kDa protein-like, whose translation MAGEREGPAIGIDLGTTYSCAAVWHHGDVEIIPNDQGNRITPSYVAFNETECLIGHAAENVVDINPANTIFDAKRLIGRRFSDPLVQKDSMLWPFKVISSHDDKPMIVVTYKGEEIQFSAEQICSMVLTKMKEIAEAFLGCAVKNAVISVPAYFNGSQRQLIKEAGTIAGLNILRLIAEPTAAAIAYGLQKKYSSTSPINVLVFDLGGGNLDVSVLTIENSIFQVKAVAGDTHLGGEDFDNRMVDYFVEEIKRKHKKDISGNPRTLRRLRTACERAKRNLSFMSHTTIALEHLYDGIDFEYKLTR comes from the exons ATGGCTGGAGAAAGGGAAGGACCGGCGATAGGAATCGATTTGGGTACCACTTATTCATGCGCAGCCGTGTGGCACCACGGTGACGTGGAGATCATACCCAATGATCAGGGCAATCGTATTACACCTTCTTATGTAGCTTTCAATGAAACCGAATGTCTCATTGGCCATGCTGCCGAGAATGTCGTCGACATTAACCCCGCTAACACTATTTTTG ATGCTAAAAGATTGATTGGTAGGAGATTTAGCGACCCTTTGGTCCAGAAAGATTCGATGCTTTGGCCATTCAAAGTCATCTCGAGTCATGATGATAAGCCCATGATTGTGGTTACGTACAAAGGTGAAGAGATACAATTTTCTGCCGAACAGATTTGTTCCATGGTCCTCACCAAGATGAAGGAGATCGCAGAAGCTTTTCTTGGTTGCGCAGTAAAAAATGCGGTTATTTCCGTACCTGCATACTTCAACGGTTCCCAGAGGCAGTTGATCAAGGAGGCGGGAACCATTGCTGGGCTCAATATCTTACGTCTCATTGCTGAACCAACTGCCGCAGCGATTGCATATGGTCTCCAAAAAAAATATAGCAGCACGAGCCCAATAAATGTACTTGTTTTTGACCTTGGTGGCGGTAACTTGGATGTGTCTGTTCTCACCATCGAGAATAGTATCTTTCAGGTCAAGGCTGTTGCTGGCGACACACACCTTGGAGGAGAAGATTTTGACAATAGAATGGTCGACTATTTTGTCGAAGAAATCAAGAGAAAGCACAAAAAGGACATAAGCGGCAACCCCCGCACATTAAGAAGGTTGAGAACTGCTTGTGAGAGGGCAAAGCGAAATCTATCTTTTATGTCACACACAACTATTGCTTTGGAACATTTGTATGATGGAATCGATTTTGAATATAAACTAACCCGTTAA